The following proteins come from a genomic window of Candidatus Poribacteria bacterium:
- a CDS encoding glycyl-radical enzyme activating protein, translated as MRDAEREALRSVAGTIFAVDQTATHDGPGLRMMVYLKGCPLRCVWCHSPESVSPRTEVVWYEARCVRCGACAEACPVNLRTPEPILPADRDRETCLRCGKCLDACEHDALEMKGYTTTAGDVVDEARALKPFFRRTGGGITLTGGEPTLQPEFAYSVLALCHDEGVHTAIETTGVTTWARLERLATVTDLFLYDLKHADGEKHIAFTGVPLTHVTGNLTRLIDGGAEVIVRVPVVPGYNGGAEDIQNIGRLARSLGAQRISLLPFNPSASGKYSWLQKPYPLAGTQRQTDDEMVRLEAIAAAEGLDVLRA; from the coding sequence ATGCGCGACGCCGAGAGGGAAGCCCTGCGCTCCGTAGCCGGAACGATCTTCGCCGTCGACCAGACGGCGACGCATGACGGGCCCGGCTTGCGGATGATGGTCTACCTCAAGGGCTGTCCGCTCCGGTGCGTCTGGTGCCACAGTCCGGAATCCGTCTCGCCCCGCACCGAAGTCGTCTGGTACGAAGCGCGCTGCGTCCGATGCGGCGCGTGCGCCGAAGCGTGCCCCGTCAACCTGCGCACGCCGGAGCCCATCCTACCCGCCGACCGCGACCGCGAGACCTGCCTCCGGTGCGGCAAGTGCCTCGACGCATGCGAACATGACGCCCTGGAGATGAAGGGCTACACGACGACGGCGGGCGATGTCGTGGACGAAGCGCGCGCGCTCAAGCCCTTCTTCCGCAGAACCGGCGGCGGCATCACGTTGACGGGCGGCGAACCGACCCTCCAGCCAGAGTTCGCTTACAGCGTCCTGGCGCTGTGTCACGACGAGGGCGTCCACACGGCGATCGAGACGACGGGCGTGACAACCTGGGCGCGCCTCGAACGGTTAGCGACGGTGACGGACCTCTTCCTCTACGACCTCAAGCACGCCGACGGCGAGAAGCACATCGCCTTTACCGGTGTTCCCCTGACGCATGTCACGGGGAACCTGACGCGCCTCATCGACGGCGGCGCGGAGGTCATCGTGCGCGTGCCGGTCGTTCCCGGCTACAACGGCGGAGCCGAGGACATCCAGAACATCGGGCGGCTCGCACGGTCGCTCGGGGCGCAGCGGATCAGTCTACTCCCCTTCAACCCGTCGGCGAGCGGCAAGTACTCGTGGCTCCAGAAGCCCTACCCGCTGGCAGGCACGCAGCGCCAGACCGACGACGAGATGGTCCGCCTTGAAGCCATCGCGGCGGCAGAGGGACTCGACGTCCTACGCGCCTGA